A genome region from Macrotis lagotis isolate mMagLag1 chromosome 4, bilby.v1.9.chrom.fasta, whole genome shotgun sequence includes the following:
- the LOC141520384 gene encoding solute carrier family 66 member 3-like produces MVVKLPQIFVLLSAKSSQGLSLKSLLLELAGFLLFLRYQSYYSYPLLTYLEYPIIIAQDIALLLCVFHYNGSMKKAIPYIAIFLGGWYLLTLQKWIIDLAMNLCTFISAASKFAQLQYLWEAKDSGAVSALTWSMSAYTCATRVITTLMTTQDLMVLIRFLIMLALNIWVTATILRYRKTITKNE; encoded by the coding sequence ATGGTGGTCAAGCTCCCGCAGATCTTCGTCCTGCTCTCCGCTAAGAGCTCGCAGGGGCTCAGCCTGAAAAGTTTGCTCCTGGAGCTGGCtggattccttttatttttacgATACCAGAGTTATTACAGTTACCCTCTACTGACCTACTTGGAGTACCCAATCATCATTGCACAAGATATTGCCCTCTTGCTTTGTGTTTTTCATTATAATGGAAGCATGAAGAAAGCCATCCCATATATTGCCATATTTCTGGGGGGATGGTACCTCTTGACTCTTCAAAAGTGGATTATAGACTTGGCAATGAATTTATGTACTTTTATTAGTGCTGCTAGCAAGTTTGCCCAGCTCCAGTACCTGTGGGAGGCAAAGGATTCTGGTGCAGTGAGTGCCCTGACTTGGAGCATGTCTGCATATACATGTGCAACAAGAGTAATAACAACTTTAATGACCACACAGGATCTTATGGTTCTTATCCGTTTCCTGATCATGCTGGCTCTAAACATATGGGTAACAGCTACAATACTTCGCTataggaaaacaattacaaagaatGAATAA